A genomic region of Mesorhizobium sp. NZP2077 contains the following coding sequences:
- a CDS encoding bifunctional aldolase/short-chain dehydrogenase, translating into MKNLWNDDAAEKLVADYAKKGVGRDLALRVYTTRLLGGVPQLVLHGGGNTSCKIKATDLVGDEWDVLCVKGSGWDMAVIEPQGLPAVKMGALLKARALDKLADEDMVALQRANLIDPSSPNPSVETLLHAFLPHKFVDHTHSTAILAIVDQEDSKPLVKAVFGSKMGYVPYIMPGFDLAKAAADVFDADPTVEGLILDKHGIFTFGDDAKQAYDRMIHYVNVAEEYVAKNAKPKAAKAALPAKLSTPASIAPMLRGAVAVARGEGRFDRMISDFRTSDAIVDFINSAGIADYAGRGVSTPDLSIRIKTGPMAVPAPDADKAGDYKAVIKSHVDAFAQDYRAYFETNDALDDVKRTMLDPMPRLTLVPGLGMFGHGRTLKDARVASDVGEMWIEAVRGAEAVGRFHPLSKADLFPLEYWSLEQAKLASNKPKPLTGQVVLITGGAGAIGAATAKLFADNGAHAVVVDLDGDKAANAAKKAGNNSIGVAADITDPAQVRAAFDKAVAVFGGVDILVSNAGAAWEGRIGELDDALLRKSFELNFFAHQSVAQNAVRIMLEQGTGGALLFNTSKQAVNPGPKFGAYGVPKAATLFLSRQYALDYGAHGIRSNAVNADRIRSGILTDAMIASRSGARGVSEKEYMSGNLLGQEVTAQDVAQAFLHHALAERTTADVTTVDGGNIAAALR; encoded by the coding sequence ATGAAGAATTTGTGGAACGACGACGCGGCCGAGAAACTCGTTGCCGACTATGCGAAGAAGGGCGTCGGCCGCGACCTCGCGCTGCGCGTCTACACGACGCGGCTGCTGGGTGGCGTGCCGCAACTGGTCCTGCATGGCGGCGGCAACACTTCCTGCAAGATCAAGGCGACCGACCTGGTCGGTGACGAATGGGACGTGCTGTGCGTCAAGGGCAGCGGCTGGGACATGGCCGTCATCGAGCCGCAAGGCCTGCCGGCGGTCAAGATGGGCGCCCTGCTCAAGGCGCGCGCGCTGGACAAGCTCGCCGACGAGGACATGGTGGCGCTGCAGCGGGCGAACCTCATCGACCCATCCTCACCCAATCCTTCGGTGGAAACGCTGCTGCACGCCTTCCTGCCGCACAAATTTGTCGACCACACCCATTCGACCGCCATCCTGGCGATCGTCGACCAGGAAGACTCGAAGCCGCTGGTGAAAGCGGTGTTCGGGAGCAAGATGGGCTATGTGCCCTACATCATGCCCGGCTTCGATCTCGCCAAGGCGGCGGCTGACGTCTTTGACGCCGACCCTACAGTCGAAGGCCTGATCCTCGACAAGCACGGCATCTTCACCTTCGGCGACGACGCCAAACAGGCCTACGACCGGATGATCCACTATGTGAACGTCGCCGAGGAGTATGTCGCCAAGAACGCCAAGCCGAAGGCGGCAAAGGCGGCGCTGCCGGCAAAGCTCTCGACACCGGCTTCCATCGCGCCGATGCTGCGTGGCGCGGTTGCGGTGGCGCGCGGCGAGGGCCGCTTCGACCGCATGATCTCCGATTTCCGCACCTCCGACGCGATCGTCGATTTCATCAATTCGGCAGGGATTGCCGACTATGCCGGACGCGGTGTGTCGACGCCGGATCTGTCGATCCGCATCAAGACCGGGCCGATGGCGGTGCCGGCGCCCGATGCGGACAAGGCCGGCGACTACAAGGCCGTCATCAAGAGCCATGTCGATGCCTTTGCCCAGGACTATCGCGCCTATTTCGAAACCAATGACGCACTCGACGACGTCAAGCGTACCATGCTCGATCCGATGCCGCGGCTGACGCTGGTGCCGGGGCTCGGCATGTTCGGCCATGGCCGCACGCTGAAGGATGCCAGGGTCGCGTCGGATGTCGGCGAGATGTGGATCGAGGCGGTGCGCGGCGCGGAAGCCGTCGGCCGTTTTCATCCGCTGTCCAAGGCCGATTTGTTCCCGCTCGAATACTGGTCGCTGGAGCAGGCCAAGCTTGCCTCCAACAAGCCGAAGCCGCTGACCGGCCAGGTGGTACTGATCACCGGCGGGGCCGGCGCGATCGGCGCGGCAACGGCAAAACTGTTCGCCGACAATGGCGCCCATGCCGTCGTCGTCGATCTCGATGGCGACAAGGCCGCGAATGCCGCCAAGAAAGCCGGAAACAATTCGATCGGAGTCGCCGCCGACATCACTGACCCGGCTCAGGTGCGTGCCGCCTTCGACAAAGCGGTTGCCGTGTTCGGCGGCGTCGACATTCTCGTCTCCAATGCAGGTGCAGCCTGGGAAGGCCGTATCGGCGAACTCGACGATGCGCTGCTGCGCAAGAGTTTCGAGCTCAATTTCTTCGCCCACCAGTCGGTGGCGCAGAACGCCGTGCGCATCATGCTCGAACAGGGCACCGGCGGCGCTCTTCTGTTCAACACCTCCAAGCAGGCGGTCAATCCGGGCCCGAAGTTCGGCGCCTATGGCGTGCCGAAGGCGGCGACGCTGTTCTTGTCCAGGCAATACGCGCTCGACTATGGCGCCCATGGAATCCGCTCGAACGCCGTCAACGCCGACCGCATACGGTCGGGCATTTTGACTGACGCCATGATCGCCAGCCGCTCCGGCGCTCGAGGCGTGTCGGAGAAGGAATA